The Lycium barbarum isolate Lr01 chromosome 11, ASM1917538v2, whole genome shotgun sequence genome contains the following window.
TAGTTCATTCGAAATAGAATTAGTAATTAGTAACATTAGTAGTAATAGTAAGGGTATTAAAGTGGTTCAATAATTTAAGgttattttggtcaaccaacatttatattattcatgcttttataataatatagataGTCTCTAAGAACATGCATTGCATGTTATTCCCTATCAATtattacaaaaaataaataaatatatgttTGGTAATTTTACTTGTAATTGCattatatttattttatgagGCACAAAAATGTTACTAGGCATCAATTTTAATAGTGAGGTGAAAAATGTTATTAGAAAATTTAACATTCCCAAttttatatgaaaaaaaaatgttctATGACTACACGTAGAAAATATCTATGCCACGAACACCATATTTTGAGTTTGCTACCTGATTTAGTCCAtgtttgtgtataaacaccttttatatacTATTATACACTTTTGTACAAGGTGGATACGTTATGCGTGTATAGTGCTTTCCCCTGTGTATAATATTGTACAATGCTGTGTAATATTGTATATTGGCTATGTGGAGTAATATTTTATGGTGgactgtatatttttgaaaattatcCGCCATATCTTGACAACTAACTTTTAAAGTTTTCAATAATATTTAATCTTTACAAACTATTAAAATAGAAATAATAAAGATTCGACAACCTATCAAACTATCACGAACTGAAGTACTAATAACATGCCACTACAAATTAAAATCAAAGCATCAAAACACGTACAGTGAGGAAAAAATCGAATCTCACTCTAATTCTAATGATATGTATCCTTCTTTGATTATATTTATAAACTCATCCTTTGTGTTGTtagataattttaaaaaatagaagaaaacctaAAAGAACCTTTCAAAACACACTCAGAACTCAGAAGATCGAACTCAGTACCCCTCTCCCCCAAATCCCTAGTCCGAGAATGCCTAATTTGTAGGAGTTGTACTTTAGTTAGGTTCCTTGTATAAGTACTTTTACAAATTTGGACATTAATATTTATAGGATAATTAGATTTTAAGGGCATAAAAGTCTTTcaatatttaaaggatattttggtcaaccaacatttatattcatgcttatatatatatattctcagaTTTTTATAGTCAATTTGAGTATTTTTCGGATACTCACTTTCCTTATTCTGTATTAACGATTCTTTTGCTTATTATTTTATAAGTCAGATATGATTTTTTCAATATTTGAATTTTATAAGATTCATCAAGTTGATACAAGATGAAAGACTTTATACAATATGAGAGTTGGATCATATCTTTGATGGAATGAACAATGGGTAATTATTTCTTCTAAACATACACTTTGGTATTTtaaccttttattttattttatattattaccAAATTATTTTCTTTTCTCGATCATGTTTTGCTTTTCGCAAATTAATGTGTTGgtagtttatttttttatatttaacccGAGTTCTTTCTTTTTACTTATGTTAAAAAACTGTATTATTAAAAAAACTGTAATTGCCTTATATCAGAAAGCCAAAGTTCTCCTAAGATTTTGTCTTAAAATGTGGTTGACCAAAAAGTTCTCTCCATTAAGTGGCATCTTCTCCCCTTCTGGGAGTCACTTAAGTAATTATAATTTGGTATGTGCTAAAATATATcactatatatacttaaattgGTAATATGTAGCTACTATTCTTTGATGAGGTAAGTGTTACTAATGTAATTAAAATATACATATTGTTGAAGATGGGGGAACTTGCGACTATGACTATATTAGGAAAGGTTGATCAAATATTGGCACAAAAAAGAATATCTATGATTGTTgctctaaaaaaaaataaaaaatgaagtatttaaaaaataacctaatCAGAACGagtgcatttttttttatttacctGTTATTACAATAACTCAAAAAGTTTGAGGGTCTCTACCTACTAATTGTTGCAAGTTTCGGTCGATGTTCTTTTTAATCTTATGTTCATGTTCATGATCGATAGTGATATTTGCTTTCATTTCAGATGAGATGCATGGTAGAGAATTCGAAAACAATTTTGCAACCGCGCGAGGTGCATATATATTCACTAGTAAATATGTATAAAAACATACGGtaaaatcccacaaagtggggtttgGGAAAAATATAGTATACGCAtaccttacccctatcttgagaggtagagaggttgtttccggtaaACTCTCGGCACAAAAATAGACACTAATGTTATAAATTTCATTCATTGTTTTATGAGTTTAGTAGACGTGCAGATTTAAACATCAGAATAAAAGGCTTGATTTTGACCAACCCATCAAATCCATTAGGCACCACTTTGGggtatttatttttaaataagaagaagataaagaaaaagaaataagaaTGTAACAGAAGAATTCTTTTGAGAAATACATATATTTACTACTGGTCTATTTTGACAATACTTTCAGATTGAAAGAGTACACTGGAACAGAACCATCTAAACTTCATTAAATGCAAaactacaattgtacacaaactCGGTAATTGAAATGAACTATATAACCTAAttaaatgaatgaaaaccatctAAAAACTTTGAAAATTGTAAATTGACATCAAAGTAACGAAAGCAAACAGGGACGAAGTCATTTTCTTCTTTGTTCGCGTCCAGTTCCGTATAGAGAGAATATctagagcttgtttggatgggcttaaaataagcagcttataagctggaagcaacttataagctggaaacaacttataagtaaaaaaaaaaagttgggatagactaacttatttttttggcttataagctgttttcagcttataagttactttagataagctaagccaaattgggccaattatttttttgggcttattttattcacaaaatgactttaagctggccagccaaacactcaaaaaaattgaaaaccgcttataagcaacttataagccaatccaaatgggctcctAACCGTCACCAAATCTTTAACATACacattcatgtttttttttttttttttttttttttgggaggggtgCTAAACTTAGCTATGAAAGTCTGACTAGTTTAATCTGTTCTTCTGGGTTCAATTCATTTTAATTCGCCTAATTCAACTTCTCTATAAATAAATTAGGTTGATATGTAGCCTAAAATTGATTCACGAGGAACCTtaacaaaatattttcaaaatccATTCATTTGTTTGGTATGTTATATATAGTCATAATAAAggatttaaattttttataaaagtacaAATAAAGAAATAACAACTTAGTAAGAATTGAACGTGTTAGGTTATGATCCGctttttagcccaattcatttCAGCCCTGACCCACCAATTAATCTCTTAGCTTAGGCATGTGCACATCCACCAAGGTCATCGTTACCGTCTTGTGGGATTAAGTAATTACACTTAACTTTATAATTAACTCGATTCAAATATCAAGAAAATTTACGGGGTTTAGTGGGATTCACAAAATGACCCAACCAAAAGATACATGAATTTCAATAAACTAATTATACGATGCAACACGAGATCTTTTCAAAAAATGTTCAGAGGATTTATGAACATGTTGTAGGGAAGTGGTACGGCAAAATAACGTGGGAGCTCATTGAATCTGATCCCATCAATTCACGATTATTTAGATGAAAATATTTCGTTACTTTTTGATATTTGATTTGTTAAAAGTACACATTCAGTGTTATTAATCATGTATATATCATTTTTAAGTGGTTATGTTTCTTTTCATGAATATATGTTActtgaaattttgtgattttcaTGAAAGGATGCGATGATTGAAATGCAGCGAACTTTGAAAATATAGGACCGGTCATGAATGAGTGTCTTTCTTGGTTTATAAATAGAAAAACCaaccgaatatatatatatatatatatatatatatatatatatatatatattcgtttaCCCTTAAAAAtagtaacaattaaatttataaggGGTTAATAGGATATGTGGTTTGATTAATAGGTTACGTATAACAATAGTAAGCAAATGATAAAAGTATATTGATGAATAATAGTAAATAAAGCTTAAGAAACCAAATTTGTGAACTCTAAGAATAGGTCCGGTTTTGGAGATTGCTTTCTTTAACCGAGCCAATCACTTGAGAAAGTTTCACTGCCTCCTTTTCAGATTACAAGTGTGTAGAATAATGAAAAAGCTGACCCTAAAATGAAGGGGGTACACCCCTATTTATAGCTACAAATTAGATGGGCCTTAGTACAATCTAAAAAAGGCCtttcaaagaaaaaaataaaatggaTAAGGCTGTACGGTCATTCTGACATCTGTTCTGTTGTCAGTGCAAATGGCGGAACGGTCCTGTGACGCATGGCCTGGCCCATAACGGATACTCCGAGCCTATGTTGAGCATGTTCGCTTTAGGCTCAGGTTTTCTGTGCTTATCAACATACCCTCGGTTTTGACACTCAGTTGAATGAACTCACAACCCCTCGGTCCTCATTTCCTTCGATGACCAATGACCTCATTCTTCAGGCTCGGGTTTTCTGTGCTGTAATATTTACTCTGGTTCTTACTGAATACAAATTGCtttgatttttaccgtatacgaTATTATTATAAAAGAGCTTGCAGTAATGATGTTCAGATTTATAAAGTGAATTCCCAAACATAGAATGGGGTTCTAGGAATTCTTTTCAATAGTACTAGCTAGTTGCAGAAATCATGATAAGAATATGTTGTATCATGGGATAATACTTTTCACTTACCTAGTAACAAACTACTCCTATGAGAGTGCTTGTAAATAATTATCTAAAAGGAGTGTGCTACACACATGCACCTCAAAACCTTATCAATCTTCTTATTTCTTTGATTCCCTTTCTTCTTTCTATACACCATTTTTTTCAAGCAATATTTTTCAAAAGGGTGGAGTTAATCAAACTACTAGTCTTAATTGATTTAGTAACTCGTTTTAATAAAATTCCGTCCACCTGCTTTCACCTCTACGGTGATAAACTCTAGAGTTTAGCGACCTCTACCTTGtatatttcttgaaaataaaagATACAAGAGTCAAGAGGGGCCGGGATTGATTTAATAACTTACACTACTATAATGACATGTATTCATAAATTCAACGTGTTCAACCACAAAATTGACaataaacaaagaagaagaaaaaagatccTACAAGAATGGCTATCCTGATTCCCGTAGAGATTGTAAAAACTAGACGATACTtgtcaaaaaagaagaagaaggagagatTAACAATAACAAAATATTGCACATATTTATATAGCTTGGACACTGGAAGAAAGAACTTTAATCAATCGCATGCACACGTGATATTGCTTCTCATGCACTCTCGTATCCACCACTGCCGTAGTTACTGCCACCATCACCGCTATAGTTACCGTCTCCGCCACCTTCTTCTCCTCCGTTATCACTAGCATCACCGCCACCATATTCACCATCAGCATATTTGTAGCCACCATCACTATACACACCCGTTAACGTACTATTACCCCCGTTTACACTCTCATTATTAACGGAGTTATTCTCACCACTCCCATAGTTACTACCCCCGTTATCACTACCATATTTAACGGAGTTTTCTCACCGTCGTTCCATCCATTGCCATAATGATCACTACTGTATCCACtaccaccaccatcatcatcattTGTATAGACTGTGGCCGCTGAAGTAGTGGATCCTCCAAGAGCAACCATAGAACCTATTTTTGTTGCACTTTTTTGGGGGTATATATAatattcatcatcttcttcaacgTCAGATAAATCAGGGTCCAACGGAGGAGAATGGGGAAAGCTCCAGTCTCGCCTTAAACTCCGATCCCCTTCAAAACCTCTGCCACAGAAACAAGAGAAAAGGGATGCCATATGTTGTGTTATTAATTGTTCATGTGTGAAGAAGGATAATATAGCACGAGTCAACATTGTTAAGTAGCACTACGTTGGATTAAAATATTGGAGGCCTTCAATTATATCCAGTGATACGAAGTTATCAAGTTGTTTAATACTAATAAGTAAGTAATAACTGTGCAAATAATGGGGAGATTGTTTATTTGTATTTGGTGAGCTAGTCAATCACCGCGGAGTTTGTTTATATTTTTGTGCTTTGTATAAAATTAGCAGTTGTTGGGAGCTGAAAGCTTGGTTTCAGTAGAAAATATAATACCTGAGCTGGAAAGTTTTATCCTGTATACCGAAACAAGAACTAGTAGTAATAAGAGAAGGAAGACTGGAAGAGGACTTGGTCAAAAAAACAATACTTAAATATATTGGCATACGTACTGTAACTCATTACCTAAATTCAGCCACAATTTATGATCAGCAACTAGTCATCAATTTTCTGCCAAAGCTGGCATTTGCTTCTTGGATATTGTAATACTAAAGAGCTTAACTTATATACATCTTTTTCACTATCATGGTTACCAAAAAATATTTACAGGTAATCATAAGAAAAGTGAGAGTTGTATAATCTTAGAAATAAATAGATTGTTGATTATCACAACAAGTAAAAGTGATTTGATTGTATAAAATTTCTTTACATCGCCGGTAATTAATG
Protein-coding sequences here:
- the LOC132619390 gene encoding glycine-rich cell wall structural protein 2-like, translated to MASLFSCFCGRGFEGDRSLRRDWSFPHSPPLDPDLSDVEEDDEYYIYPQKSATKIGSMVALGGSTTSAATVYTNDDDGGGSGYSSDHYGNGWNDGEKTPTLTGVYSDGGYKYADGEYGGGDASDNGGEEGGGDGNYSGDGGSNYGSGGYESA